The Sphingosinicellaceae bacterium genome includes the window AATGCCAGGTCCTGATGCCGAGGCTGGCGAGCGATCTCGTCGACCTGCTGGTCGCGACCTGCGACGGTACGCTGGCTGCAGCCGATACGGCGTGGCGGGACGAACCCGCCGTTACCGTGGTCATGGCGGCCGAAGGCTATCCAGGGACGCCGCGCAGCGGAACCTCGATCGGGGGCATCGACGCCGCCGAAGCCGCGAAAACGACGGTCTTCCATGCCGGCACCGCGCTGGCCGACGGAAAGCTCGTGGCGGCAGGCGGACGCGTGCTTGCGGTGACCGGCCTCGGGCGCGATGTTGGCGCGGCGCGCGCCCGCGCTTATGCTGGCGTCGACAAGATCGAATGGCCCGGCGGTTTCTGCCGGCGCGATATCGGCAGGGAGGTTTGATGGCGACACGACAGGAGCAGATGTCGGGGGCAGGCGAAGTTCGCCAGGGCCTCGGCTTCGACGAGGCGCGACTGGCAACCTGGATGGCGGCAAATGTCGCCGACTATGCCGGACCGCTGACGGTTCGCCAGTTCAATGGTGGCCAGTCGAACCCGACCTACAAGCTCGAGACGCCGCTCCAGAACTATGTCCTGCGCCGCAAGCCGCCCGGCCTGCTGATCAAGTCGGCCCACGCCGTCGACCGCGAATACAAGGTCATCACCGCGCTCCACGCCGCCGGTTTTCCGGCCCCACGGACCTTTGGGCTGTGCACCGACGACGACGTCATCGGCACCTGGTTTTACGTTATGGACTGCGTCGAGGGCCGGATCATCTGGGACAATACCTTCCCCGATGTCAGCCGCGACGACCGTCCGCGGTATTTCGATGCGATGAACGCCACCATCGCCCAGCTCCACAACCTCGATCCGGTCGCCATCGGCCTCGGTGACTTCGGTAAGCCGGGCAATTATTTCGTCCGCCAGATCGGGCGCTGGTCGAAGCAGTATCTCGAGGATGCAGATGCCGGGCGGGTCGCCTCGATGGACAAGCTTGTCGAGTGGCTGCCCGCGAACATTCCCGACGACGGCGATGAGTCGCGGGTCGTCCACGGCGACTATCGCTGCGATAACATGATCTTCCACCCGACCGAGCCGAAGGTGCTGGCGGTGCTCGACTGGGAATTGTCGACACTCGGCCACCCGCTCGCTGACTTCAGCTATCACCTGATGATGTACCGGATGCCTCCTGCAGCAACTGCCGGGCTCCTCGGCAACGACCTCGTCGCGCTCAACATTCCGAGCGAGGACGAATATGTCGAGGCCTACTGCAAGCGCACCAATCGCCCCGAGGGCATCCCGAACCTCGATTTTTACGTCGCCTACAACATGTTCCGACTGGCTGCGATTCTACACGGCATCCGTGGCCGGGTAATGCGGGGTACGGCGGCGAGCGCTCACGCGCAGAAGAGCGCCGAAGGGGTCGAGTTGCTGGCAGATTTCGCCTGGGCGCAGGCGGAGAACGCGCGGATCTAGTTGCCCGGCGTGGCTTGCAACTGCGCCAGCGTCGCCGCGGCATCGCGTGGCGCGCCGAACCAGCTGCCCTGTCCGAAGGTGCAACCGAGTTCGGAGAGAGTTCTCGCCTGGGCGGCGGTCTCGACCCCGACCGCCACGATGCGGAGGCCAAGGGTTGCGCCGAGCCCGGTGATGATGCGGACGATGGTCCGGTCGCTGCCGGGTTCGGCGACCCCGCGGACGAACTGGCGGTCGATCTTGACCGCCGCCAACGGCAGTTGCGACAGGTGCGACAGCGACGACGAGCCGGTGCCGAACTTGTCGAGTCCGACGAGCATGCCGCCGTCCCGCAGTGCCGCGAGCGTCGCGGCACTGGCGCTTCCGGCGCGGCCACAATGCAGGCCGTTCTCGACAATCTCGATGCGCAGGCTGGCGGGCGGAAAATCATGAGCCGCGAGTTTGGCAAGTAGGCGGTTGGCATAGTCGCCTTGCCGGAGCTCGGCGATCGTCACGTTCACGGCGAGAAATTTCGGCGCGAGTCCGGCGCTGCGCCAGGACCTGAAGTCGGCAAGCGCCCGGTCGAGGATGCAGGCACCGAGCCTGATGCTAAGTTCCGCGTCGCCGAAGCTGGCCTCGAACTCATGGGTGTCGACCGGCGCCTCGTCGCCGCCGGCCACGTGTGCCAGCGCCTCGTAGCCGACGAGGCGACCGTCGCTGAGCCGGACGATCGGTTCGTAAAGCGGCCTCATCGTGTCGGCATCGAGGGCGGCGCGGACGGTCGCCAGTGGAGCGGTCTCGCGGCGCATCCGCGCGCCCAGCGCCGGATCGTAGAGCGCGACGCCGCCAAAAGCGCCGGCCTTGGCGTTGTACATCGCCATGTCGGCGCTGCGCATAAGGGTGGACGGGTCGCCGCCGTGCCCCGGGGCGATGGCGACGCCGATGCTCGACCGGCAGGTGAGCGTCTCGCCCTCGTGGAGGAACGGGCTGGACAAGATGCTTCGGAGTTTCTCGAGGCGCCCGGTGAGCCGCTGCGCGCTACCGCAGTCCGGGATGATCAGCGTGAACTCGTCGCCGCCAAGGCGCGCCACCGTCTCGTCGGGGTAGGCGAAATCGGCAAGCCGCTGTGCCAGCACCTTGAGCAAGGCGTCGCCGGCAGCATGGCCGTGCACGTCATTAACACTCTTGAAGTCGTCGATATCGAGAAGAGCCAGCCCGACCCGCCGGTCGCCGCTGAGTGCCGCTTCAAGGCGCGTGTTGAAAAATGTGCGGCTGGCGAGGCCGGTGAGTGCATCATGGTCGACGGTCCAGCGCAGGCGTTCGGCCGCGCACTTGCTGTCGTCGATGTTGGTCAGCGTGCCGACCATCCGGGTCGCCCGGCCTTGCGCGTCGCGCGCCGTCGCAAGGCCGCGGTCCAGCACCCAGATCCAACCGCCGTTATTGCGTCGAAGCCGGACCTCGACGGCGAAATCCTGGCTGCGGCCTTCGACATACTCGGCCATCGCGGCCAGCAGGTGCTCGCGGTCGTCGGGGTGGATCGCTGCGCGGTAGTCGACCCGGTGATAAGACTCCCGCGCGCTGGCGATGCCCGCGAGGCCGAGCGCACTGCCGCTGACACTGACGCTGTCGGCCGCCGCATCCCATTCCCAGACCCCGACGCCTGTGCCGTCGAGCGCTCGCGACAACCGCAACTGGACGTCGGCGAGTTCGCGCTCCGCCAGCTTGCGGTCGTGGATATCGGTCAGCGACCCGGCGAAACCCACCAGCCGCCCGGCGGTGTCGAATCGCGGCCGCCCCGAACTCATGAACCAGCGGGCGGTGCCGTCGCTAGCCAGCACGCGGAAGTCGAAATCGAAGGGTTTGCCTTTCGCGACGCAGCGCGCCAGCGGCATCATCCGACCGAGGTCCTCGCGGCACACCGCTTTCATCCAGCCGCGGCCGAGCGCGCCGGCCTCGGTCTGGCCGGTGTAATCGTACCAGATTTTAGACAGATAGGTCGCTTGGGAGGCAGGATCGACGCACCAGACGATCACCGGAATGTCGTCCGCGAGTCGCCTGAAGCGCTGCTCGCTTTCGACATCGGCAGCCGAGCGCGCGGCCTCGGCAAGCCGCGACGCGGACAGGTCGACGACGAACAGGATCAGTTGAGCGCTATCTGTCGGGTCGACGCCGCGGCTGACGATGACCGGCCAGCGGCTGCCGTCCTTACGGACGAATTCATGCTCGTCGGCGGGTGCGATATCGTCCGGCGCTCCAGGCAGGAATGTCCAGGGCTCGACTGTCGTCAGCGCCGTCCAGCTCAGGCCGGCGAGATCGGAGCGCCGGTAGCCAGACATTTCGAGGAAGGCGTCGTTTGCCCACCGCGGACCACCGCCCAGGCGGCCCCGCACGACTCCGACGCCACTCGCCGCGACGACGCTCGCCATGCGCTGGAGGAGGAGGTCGGCCACCCCGTTGCCATGAAGTCCAGTGTCCGTGCCGTCACCAAACGGCGGTCGTGACCGGGGGCGCAAGCCTGCATCGGACCGTCGCTTCGTGTTCCCCGCCGCTCGCGTCGCCATCCCACCGCCCTCGCTTGTCGACACGATCGGTGACGGAGGCGGTCTGTGCGCCGTGCGACGTCTGTGCCGCCACCGAGTCAGCTGCAATGGGCGCAAATGTTTAACATTTCTTTGTGAAGACACCGCTGGACGTTGCACTATCGACCACTGCCCCTCGGGCGAGTAGGTACGAATGCTACGTAAACGGGGACACGATCGATGAATCGCCTGCTGATCGCCTTGCTGCTTGCCGGCCCGGCCACTGCCCGGACAATCGAGGTCGCACCCGGACCCGACGCGCAGGAGCGACTCCAGACCGCGCTGATCGATGCCCATCCAGGCGACATGGTAGCGCTCGGGGCCGGGCGATTCGAGCTGACCGAGGGACTGTCGCTTGACGTCGCGGGCGTGATTGTCGCCGGTGCCGGCATGGACAAGACGGTCCTCTCGTTCGACGGCCAGAAGGGTGAGGGCGAGGGGCTACTGGTGACCTCCAAGGACGTCACCGTGCGAGACTTCGCGGTCGAGAACGCCCGCGGCAACGGGATCAAGGCAAAGGCCGCGGACGGCATCAGCTTCGTCCGCCTGCGCGTGGTCTGGACCCACGGCCCCAAGGAAACCAACGGTGCCTACGGCGTCTATCCGGTCAGCTCCGCCAACGTCCTGATCGACGGCGTCACCGTCAGCGGCGCGTCGGATGCGGGGATCTATGTCGGCCAGTCGCGCAACATCGTCGTCAAGAACAGCCGCGCCGAATTCAACGTCGCCGGCATC containing:
- a CDS encoding phosphotransferase — protein: MATRQEQMSGAGEVRQGLGFDEARLATWMAANVADYAGPLTVRQFNGGQSNPTYKLETPLQNYVLRRKPPGLLIKSAHAVDREYKVITALHAAGFPAPRTFGLCTDDDVIGTWFYVMDCVEGRIIWDNTFPDVSRDDRPRYFDAMNATIAQLHNLDPVAIGLGDFGKPGNYFVRQIGRWSKQYLEDADAGRVASMDKLVEWLPANIPDDGDESRVVHGDYRCDNMIFHPTEPKVLAVLDWELSTLGHPLADFSYHLMMYRMPPAATAGLLGNDLVALNIPSEDEYVEAYCKRTNRPEGIPNLDFYVAYNMFRLAAILHGIRGRVMRGTAASAHAQKSAEGVELLADFAWAQAENARI
- a CDS encoding EAL domain-containing protein, which encodes MADLLLQRMASVVAASGVGVVRGRLGGGPRWANDAFLEMSGYRRSDLAGLSWTALTTVEPWTFLPGAPDDIAPADEHEFVRKDGSRWPVIVSRGVDPTDSAQLILFVVDLSASRLAEAARSAADVESEQRFRRLADDIPVIVWCVDPASQATYLSKIWYDYTGQTEAGALGRGWMKAVCREDLGRMMPLARCVAKGKPFDFDFRVLASDGTARWFMSSGRPRFDTAGRLVGFAGSLTDIHDRKLAERELADVQLRLSRALDGTGVGVWEWDAAADSVSVSGSALGLAGIASARESYHRVDYRAAIHPDDREHLLAAMAEYVEGRSQDFAVEVRLRRNNGGWIWVLDRGLATARDAQGRATRMVGTLTNIDDSKCAAERLRWTVDHDALTGLASRTFFNTRLEAALSGDRRVGLALLDIDDFKSVNDVHGHAAGDALLKVLAQRLADFAYPDETVARLGGDEFTLIIPDCGSAQRLTGRLEKLRSILSSPFLHEGETLTCRSSIGVAIAPGHGGDPSTLMRSADMAMYNAKAGAFGGVALYDPALGARMRRETAPLATVRAALDADTMRPLYEPIVRLSDGRLVGYEALAHVAGGDEAPVDTHEFEASFGDAELSIRLGACILDRALADFRSWRSAGLAPKFLAVNVTIAELRQGDYANRLLAKLAAHDFPPASLRIEIVENGLHCGRAGSASAATLAALRDGGMLVGLDKFGTGSSSLSHLSQLPLAAVKIDRQFVRGVAEPGSDRTIVRIITGLGATLGLRIVAVGVETAAQARTLSELGCTFGQGSWFGAPRDAAATLAQLQATPGN